From the genome of Winogradskyella forsetii, one region includes:
- the mfd gene encoding transcription-repair coupling factor, translating to MSKVSIAQKFAQTLQLQNLQTAIAQNEPFDSAQDKPFDSAQDKPFDSAQDKPFDSAQGRKTHLKGLVGSSFSITVSEAFKTADKPFLLIFDDKEEAAFYLNDLEQLINDKDVLFYPGSYRRPYQIEETNNANVLLRAEVLNRINSRKKPCIIVTYPDALFEKVVTKKELEKNTLKISVGNDLSIDFVNEVLFEYKFKRVDFVTEPGDFSVRGGIVDVFSFSHDEPYRIEFFGDEVDSIRTFDVETQLSTERIKKVSIIPNVANKLIAEQRESFLKYISNKTVIFSKNASLIFSRIDDFYSKAEDAFKNLSTEVKRASPEELFCNSEVLKRQFLEYPLVEFGTSTYIDYARQSNASNQVIQFNITPQPAFNKQFNLLIENLNANHAEGITNYIACVSEQQAKRFHDIFEDAEQEEIHYKTVVLSLYQGFIDKDHNIAVYTDHQIFDRYHKFHLKNGYAKKQAITLKELTNLEIGDYVTHIDHGIGKFGGLQKIDVEGKKQEAIKLVYGERDILYLSIHSLHKITKFNGKDGKPPTVYKLGSKAWKTLKQKTKSRVKEIAFNLIKLYAKRKLKKGFQYAPDSHMQLELEASFIYEDTPDQITSTADIKADMESERPMDRLICGDVGFGKTEVAIRAAFKAVDNGKQVAVLVPTTILAYQHSRTFKERLKDFPVTVDYVNRFRTAKEKRETLEGLEKGSVDIIIGTHQLANKNVKFKDLGLLIVDEEQKFGVAVKEKLKTIKENVDVLTLTATPIPRTLQFSLMAARDLSVITTPPPNRYPIESHVIRFGEETIRDAVSYEIQRGGQVFFIHNRIENIKEVAGMIQRLVPDAKIGIGHGQLDGKKLENLMLAFMNGEFDVLVSTTIVESGLDVPNANTIFINNANNFGLSDLHQMRGRVGRSNKKAFCYFITPEYSAMTTDARKRISALEQFTELGSGFNIAMKDLEIRGAGDLLGGEQSGFINDIGFDTYQKILNEAIDELKETEFSDLYKDDSKPKKYVKDITIDTDFELLFPDDYINNITERLNLYTKLNAIKTEEELAKFETEIIDRFGELPTQVTDLLDSVRIKWIATKMGIEKLIMKQGKMIGYFVQDQQSGFYQSDAFTKVLQFVQMNAGKCKMKEKQTRKGLRLLLTFENIKSTKQALAALSKINE from the coding sequence CTGACAAACCGTTTTTATTGATTTTTGATGACAAAGAAGAAGCTGCTTTTTATCTTAATGATCTTGAACAACTGATCAATGATAAAGATGTGTTGTTCTATCCAGGAAGTTACAGAAGACCATACCAAATTGAGGAAACCAACAATGCCAACGTGCTTTTACGTGCCGAAGTTTTAAACCGTATCAATTCGCGCAAAAAACCGTGTATTATTGTGACGTATCCTGATGCGCTTTTTGAAAAAGTAGTCACAAAAAAAGAACTTGAAAAGAATACCTTAAAGATTTCTGTAGGTAACGACCTCAGCATCGATTTTGTAAATGAAGTGTTGTTTGAATACAAATTTAAACGCGTCGATTTTGTCACAGAACCTGGCGATTTCTCCGTACGAGGTGGTATTGTGGATGTGTTTTCCTTTTCTCATGATGAACCTTATAGAATAGAATTTTTTGGAGACGAAGTCGATAGCATTAGAACCTTTGATGTTGAAACACAACTCTCAACCGAAAGGATTAAAAAAGTCAGCATTATACCAAATGTAGCCAACAAACTGATTGCTGAACAACGTGAAAGTTTTTTAAAATACATTTCAAATAAAACGGTTATCTTTTCTAAGAATGCATCACTTATATTTTCAAGAATTGATGATTTTTATAGTAAGGCTGAAGACGCTTTCAAAAACTTATCCACTGAAGTTAAACGTGCATCGCCAGAAGAATTATTCTGTAATTCAGAGGTATTAAAACGACAATTTTTAGAGTATCCTCTAGTAGAATTTGGTACTTCGACTTACATCGACTACGCTCGGCAATCAAATGCCAGCAACCAAGTTATTCAATTTAACATCACACCACAACCAGCATTCAACAAACAGTTCAATCTGCTTATTGAAAATTTAAATGCAAACCATGCTGAAGGAATTACCAATTACATCGCCTGTGTAAGCGAGCAGCAAGCCAAACGTTTCCACGATATTTTTGAAGATGCTGAACAAGAAGAAATTCATTATAAAACAGTTGTGCTTTCGTTATATCAGGGTTTTATAGATAAAGATCACAACATTGCGGTGTATACAGATCATCAGATTTTTGATCGCTACCATAAGTTCCATCTTAAAAATGGTTATGCAAAAAAACAAGCCATTACATTAAAAGAACTCACAAATCTTGAAATTGGAGATTACGTTACGCATATAGATCATGGGATTGGTAAGTTTGGTGGACTTCAAAAAATAGATGTTGAAGGAAAAAAACAAGAAGCGATTAAATTGGTCTATGGCGAACGTGATATTTTGTACCTCAGCATTCACTCTTTGCATAAAATCACCAAATTTAATGGCAAGGATGGTAAACCACCAACCGTTTATAAATTAGGAAGCAAAGCTTGGAAAACCTTAAAGCAAAAAACAAAATCAAGGGTTAAGGAAATTGCTTTCAACCTTATAAAACTTTATGCGAAGCGCAAACTTAAAAAAGGCTTTCAGTACGCACCAGATAGCCATATGCAATTAGAGCTTGAAGCGTCTTTTATCTATGAGGACACACCAGACCAAATCACTTCCACCGCAGATATCAAAGCAGATATGGAAAGTGAACGCCCAATGGACCGTTTGATTTGTGGAGACGTTGGTTTTGGGAAAACCGAAGTAGCCATAAGAGCGGCTTTCAAAGCGGTTGACAATGGAAAACAAGTTGCTGTTCTAGTGCCAACAACGATTTTGGCCTATCAACATTCTAGAACGTTTAAGGAACGTTTAAAGGATTTTCCGGTAACTGTAGATTACGTCAACCGATTCAGAACAGCCAAAGAAAAACGGGAGACTTTAGAAGGGTTGGAAAAAGGGAGTGTTGATATTATCATTGGTACACATCAACTCGCCAATAAAAACGTAAAGTTTAAAGATTTAGGCTTGCTGATTGTTGATGAGGAACAAAAATTTGGTGTTGCCGTAAAAGAGAAGTTGAAAACCATAAAGGAAAATGTTGATGTGTTAACGTTAACAGCAACGCCCATCCCAAGAACGCTTCAGTTTAGTTTAATGGCTGCACGGGATTTATCTGTGATTACGACGCCTCCTCCCAACAGATACCCAATTGAAAGTCATGTGATCCGTTTTGGAGAAGAAACGATAAGAGATGCCGTGAGTTATGAGATTCAACGTGGTGGTCAAGTGTTTTTTATTCATAATCGTATTGAAAATATCAAAGAGGTGGCTGGTATGATCCAACGTTTGGTGCCAGATGCTAAAATTGGTATTGGTCATGGACAGCTTGACGGTAAAAAACTTGAAAATTTAATGCTTGCGTTTATGAATGGCGAGTTTGATGTTTTGGTAAGTACAACGATAGTAGAAAGTGGACTGGATGTGCCTAATGCAAATACCATTTTTATCAATAACGCGAATAATTTTGGATTGAGCGATTTACACCAAATGCGAGGTCGTGTTGGTCGCAGCAATAAAAAAGCCTTCTGTTATTTTATTACGCCAGAGTATTCAGCCATGACGACGGATGCCAGAAAACGTATTTCGGCATTAGAACAATTTACAGAGCTTGGCAGCGGATTTAATATTGCGATGAAAGATTTAGAAATTCGTGGTGCAGGAGATTTATTGGGTGGCGAGCAAAGTGGGTTTATTAATGATATTGGATTTGATACTTATCAGAAAATTTTAAATGAAGCCATAGACGAATTGAAGGAAACTGAATTTTCAGATTTATATAAAGACGATAGCAAACCTAAAAAGTATGTCAAAGATATTACCATAGACACGGATTTTGAATTGTTATTCCCAGACGATTATATCAATAACATCACAGAACGACTTAATCTCTATACCAAATTAAACGCAATTAAAACCGAAGAAGAACTCGCTAAGTTTGAAACTGAAATCATTGACCGTTTTGGGGAATTACCAACACAGGTTACCGATTTGTTGGATAGTGTTCGCATTAAATGGATTGCCACAAAAATGGGGATTGAAAAACTGATTATGAAACAAGGAAAAATGATCGGTTATTTTGTTCAGGATCAACAAAGCGGATTTTATCAAAGTGATGCATTTACTAAAGTGTTACAATTTGTTCAAATGAATGCTGGAAAATGCAAAATGAAAGAGAAACAAACCCGAAAAGGCTTACGGTTATTGCTGACATTCGAAAACATTAAATCCACCAAACAAGCACTGGCTGCATTATCTAAGATAAATGAATGA
- a CDS encoding DMT family transporter: MNEKSHLNHLLLLVIASFFISTSGALGKFIDMPTPIIIWWRSALAAIFLFIYCLYKGINLKIKSGKDRRTFFIAAVFMGGHWITYFYALKLANVAIGMLSIFTFPIIIALLEPLFSKSKLDKIHILLGFIVLVGIYILAPDFDLQSSQLQGLMFGVFSAVLYALRILILKGHVANYNGTMLMFYQVAILTIILAPLLYYMGTSNITTQYPYVILLALITTAIGHTMFVNSLKYFKASTASIIGSTQPVFGIIMAFFFLNEIPTIHTFVGGALILGTVVIESIRSHKMK; the protein is encoded by the coding sequence ATGAATGAAAAAAGTCATTTAAATCACCTCTTGTTGCTTGTTATAGCATCATTTTTTATAAGTACTTCTGGAGCATTAGGGAAATTTATTGACATGCCAACACCAATCATTATTTGGTGGCGTTCTGCTTTAGCTGCAATTTTTCTGTTCATTTACTGTCTTTACAAAGGCATTAATCTAAAAATAAAAAGCGGCAAAGATCGTCGGACGTTTTTCATTGCTGCTGTATTTATGGGTGGTCATTGGATTACCTATTTCTACGCCTTAAAATTAGCTAACGTTGCTATTGGTATGCTTTCCATTTTTACATTCCCTATAATTATAGCCCTTTTGGAACCCTTGTTTTCCAAATCTAAATTAGATAAAATACATATCCTTTTAGGATTTATAGTCCTTGTGGGTATTTATATTTTGGCTCCAGATTTCGATTTACAAAGCAGCCAATTACAAGGGCTTATGTTTGGGGTTTTTTCAGCAGTGCTCTATGCGCTAAGAATATTAATTTTAAAAGGGCATGTGGCCAATTATAATGGGACGATGCTTATGTTTTACCAAGTGGCAATCCTTACCATAATCTTAGCACCTCTATTATATTATATGGGCACGTCCAACATTACTACACAGTATCCTTATGTCATTTTATTAGCCCTAATAACCACAGCCATTGGACATACCATGTTTGTAAATAGTTTAAAATACTTTAAAGCCAGTACGGCGAGTATTATTGGAAGCACGCAGCCAGTATTTGGAATAATAATGGCATTTTTTTTCTTGAATGAAATACCAACAATACATACCTTTGTTGGTGGTGCTTTAATATTAGGAACCGTCGTTATTGAAAGTATCCGTTCCCATAAAATGAAATAG
- a CDS encoding TlpA family protein disulfide reductase — MKKLILLLIVFPLVSFAQTIKGTFSPAEDYTYAFLYKATPESANYINKGQLDSLGNFEIQLDSSVTAGIYKIVYAIPPEENNFDFIYDGKETVAFNFSQENGVNFTESEENKLWNSYLKSMDMVNQTISNYYTQDNADQKGFEAIFKTLKDTQTGYEELAEGKLVSNFIKANKPYIPAEYEAISTYSKHLKAHYLSQVDFSDYLLQSSSFLIDRVTAYVFNMVENPSNATYKAHVDDVAAAISDDDAKIKTSLLEMLWQRFVALENHELANYITDNYLLGLANKTKNLVLRDMVISFKNTSIGSKAPNFDITLNGEKTSLQQLEGTENYLLIFWSSNCSHCLEELPKVRDMVANKPNLKVVAFGLEEDDRNWKKEIKDYPNFIHKIGLDKWDNPTVKTYGISATPSYFLLDASKIIIAKPYDFEDLEVVLKAL; from the coding sequence ATGAAGAAATTAATTCTCTTATTAATCGTGTTTCCGCTTGTTTCTTTTGCACAAACCATAAAAGGAACATTCTCCCCTGCAGAAGATTATACCTATGCTTTTTTGTATAAAGCAACGCCTGAAAGCGCCAATTACATAAACAAAGGGCAGTTGGATAGTCTTGGAAATTTTGAAATTCAATTAGATTCTTCAGTTACAGCTGGTATTTATAAAATTGTTTATGCGATTCCACCTGAAGAAAATAATTTCGATTTTATATACGATGGAAAAGAAACGGTTGCTTTTAATTTCAGTCAAGAAAATGGGGTCAACTTCACAGAATCGGAAGAGAACAAACTTTGGAATTCGTACTTAAAAAGTATGGATATGGTCAACCAAACTATAAGCAATTATTATACGCAAGACAACGCTGACCAAAAAGGTTTTGAGGCTATATTCAAAACTTTAAAAGATACACAAACAGGTTATGAAGAATTAGCTGAGGGAAAATTAGTTTCTAATTTTATTAAAGCCAATAAACCCTATATTCCTGCAGAATATGAAGCTATTTCAACGTATTCAAAACATCTCAAAGCGCACTATTTGAGTCAGGTTGATTTTAGTGATTACCTGCTACAAAGTTCATCGTTTTTGATAGATCGCGTCACAGCTTATGTTTTCAATATGGTTGAAAACCCATCCAATGCAACCTACAAGGCACATGTAGATGATGTTGCTGCGGCCATTAGCGATGACGATGCTAAAATAAAAACCAGTTTATTAGAAATGCTTTGGCAACGTTTTGTAGCCTTAGAAAACCATGAATTAGCGAATTATATTACTGATAACTATTTATTGGGACTAGCGAACAAAACCAAAAACTTGGTGTTACGTGATATGGTAATTTCTTTTAAAAATACGTCGATTGGATCTAAAGCACCAAATTTTGACATCACTTTAAATGGCGAAAAAACAAGCTTACAACAATTAGAAGGTACAGAGAACTACTTACTCATTTTTTGGAGTAGTAACTGCAGTCATTGTTTAGAAGAATTGCCAAAAGTGAGAGACATGGTTGCTAACAAACCGAATTTAAAAGTCGTTGCTTTTGGATTAGAGGAGGATGACCGCAATTGGAAAAAGGAAATTAAAGACTATCCGAATTTTATCCATAAAATTGGTTTAGATAAATGGGATAATCCAACGGTGAAAACCTATGGAATTTCGGCTACGCCATCATATTTTCTCTTGGATGCTTCCAAAATTATTATTGCAAAGCCTTATGATTTTGAGGATTTGGAGGTTGTTTTGAAAGCGTTGTAG
- the lysM gene encoding peptidoglycan-binding protein LysM, with the protein MGLFSFIKNAGAKVFGIGKTTEAAEARAKAKAADEKAATEELRAEKTAAMNLVNTINDLQLQVEDLSVLVDDDMAKISGKAHDQATKEKVILVVGNTAGIATVDDQMTVENPEPEAQFHTVVSGDTLGKIAKKYYGNAMKYPEIFEANRPMLSDPDKIYPGQVLRIPHLD; encoded by the coding sequence ATGGGATTATTTTCATTTATTAAAAACGCCGGAGCTAAAGTATTTGGCATAGGAAAAACAACTGAAGCAGCGGAAGCCAGAGCCAAAGCAAAAGCAGCCGATGAAAAAGCGGCAACCGAAGAATTAAGAGCAGAAAAAACGGCTGCCATGAATTTAGTAAATACGATTAATGATTTACAATTACAGGTTGAAGACCTTTCTGTATTAGTCGATGATGATATGGCTAAAATTTCGGGTAAGGCACACGACCAAGCCACTAAAGAAAAAGTGATATTAGTGGTAGGTAATACCGCAGGTATCGCAACGGTAGATGACCAAATGACGGTTGAGAACCCTGAGCCAGAAGCACAGTTCCATACCGTTGTAAGTGGTGACACTTTAGGTAAAATTGCAAAGAAATATTATGGAAACGCCATGAAGTATCCTGAAATTTTTGAAGCCAATAGACCAATGCTTTCTGATCCTGATAAAATTTATCCAGGACAGGTATTACGTATTCCGCACTTGGATTAA
- a CDS encoding nicotinic acid mononucleotide adenyltransferase, whose translation MKNLKLLLGFAFIATLFTSCYVEETNYIDEAPMSLNQLLNSYDLWYVDINSTQGYGETPFLQIAFTVSFNNGSMYANNNLVGFGSQGNGYGVEIGNYDAYDMVLDVNHIIDGYDSFDVYQVDNNTIELYNPFNDTSYFLEGYQRSNFDYDFIFYDNIHYFLQEYEAWEKTYTSNFGALNDFDNENYIQFLSGGNDDTFRSSQDENLYNTNDIFWDFTGGYGVGDVSGNMYLKTLTLDYDFFDNEFFELSVINDSTVELFHANSGTVYEFKGRGYIQYYRNANAEGKAAKQAEAPKKRKQKTKKVENTRENKRSIQE comes from the coding sequence ATGAAGAATTTAAAACTACTACTGGGATTTGCATTTATTGCAACATTGTTCACCTCATGTTACGTAGAGGAAACAAATTATATTGATGAAGCGCCAATGTCGTTAAATCAATTATTGAATTCTTATGATCTATGGTATGTGGATATCAATTCGACCCAAGGTTATGGCGAAACGCCTTTCTTACAGATTGCATTTACCGTGTCTTTTAATAATGGTAGTATGTATGCCAACAATAATCTAGTTGGTTTTGGAAGTCAAGGCAATGGTTATGGAGTAGAAATTGGAAATTATGATGCTTATGATATGGTTTTAGATGTTAATCACATTATCGATGGTTACGATAGTTTTGATGTGTATCAAGTAGATAACAATACGATTGAATTATACAATCCTTTTAATGATACGTCTTATTTTTTAGAGGGTTACCAACGTTCCAACTTTGATTACGACTTTATTTTCTATGATAATATTCATTATTTCTTGCAAGAATATGAAGCTTGGGAAAAAACATACACGAGTAATTTTGGTGCCTTAAATGATTTTGATAACGAGAACTACATTCAGTTTTTGTCTGGTGGCAATGACGATACCTTTAGAAGCTCCCAAGATGAAAACCTGTACAACACTAATGACATCTTTTGGGATTTCACAGGAGGCTATGGTGTAGGTGATGTATCAGGAAATATGTATCTAAAAACATTAACATTAGATTATGATTTCTTCGACAATGAATTCTTTGAACTCAGCGTTATTAATGATAGTACTGTAGAGTTGTTCCATGCCAATTCTGGCACGGTTTATGAATTTAAAGGTAGAGGATACATTCAGTATTACAGAAATGCAAATGCAGAAGGTAAAGCAGCGAAACAAGCTGAAGCCCCTAAAAAGCGTAAGCAAAAAACAAAGAAAGTAGAGAATACTAGAGAAAATAAAAGAAGCATCCAAGAATAA
- a CDS encoding NAD(P)H-dependent glycerol-3-phosphate dehydrogenase, whose protein sequence is MSNTTNYAVFGAGSWATAIVKMLCENLDQVGWYMRSVYTKEHLLKEQHNPSYLSSVEFKTEQLKLSNDINEIAEWADVLIFVIPSAFIHSELEKLTTDISKKTIVSAVKGIMPETGKLVGEQFHDEYNIPFENIAVIAGPCHAEEVALERLSYLTIACDDIKKAQAIADNLASDYIKTKTSDDIIGIEYAVMLKNIYAIAAGIAHGLGYGDNFQSVLMSNGIREMKRFIKKMHKMKRNINNSAYLGDLLVTGYSVFSRNRMFGNMIGKGYTVKSAQMEMNMIAEGYYATKSAHELNKKNKKKTQLPIINAVYDVLYENKNPKKVFQKLVDKLD, encoded by the coding sequence ATGAGTAATACCACAAATTATGCCGTCTTTGGTGCAGGAAGTTGGGCAACCGCCATCGTAAAAATGCTTTGCGAAAATTTAGACCAAGTGGGTTGGTATATGCGCAGCGTTTATACAAAAGAGCATCTACTAAAAGAACAACACAATCCTAGTTATTTAAGTTCGGTGGAGTTTAAAACGGAACAATTAAAGCTGAGTAATGACATCAACGAGATAGCGGAGTGGGCAGATGTTCTCATATTTGTGATTCCGTCGGCTTTTATACATTCTGAATTAGAAAAGCTTACCACAGACATTAGCAAAAAGACCATAGTTTCAGCGGTAAAAGGCATTATGCCAGAAACAGGAAAATTGGTTGGCGAGCAGTTTCATGACGAATACAACATTCCATTTGAAAACATTGCCGTTATAGCTGGCCCATGCCATGCGGAGGAAGTGGCTTTAGAACGTTTGTCTTACCTTACCATTGCTTGTGACGATATTAAGAAAGCACAAGCTATCGCAGATAACTTAGCCAGCGATTACATCAAAACTAAAACTAGCGATGACATCATTGGTATTGAATATGCTGTAATGTTAAAAAACATTTACGCCATTGCGGCCGGAATTGCTCATGGTTTGGGGTATGGTGACAATTTTCAGAGTGTATTGATGAGTAATGGTATCCGAGAAATGAAACGATTTATCAAAAAGATGCACAAAATGAAACGTAACATTAATAACTCAGCTTATTTGGGCGATTTATTAGTCACTGGATATTCCGTTTTTTCCCGTAACCGAATGTTCGGAAACATGATAGGGAAAGGTTACACCGTAAAATCTGCACAAATGGAAATGAACATGATTGCCGAAGGGTATTATGCCACAAAGAGTGCGCACGAACTGAATAAAAAGAACAAAAAGAAAACACAACTTCCTATTATTAACGCGGTTTACGATGTACTTTATGAAAACAAGAACCCAAAAAAGGTGTTTCAGAAGTTGGTGGATAAGTTGGATTAG
- a CDS encoding TetR/AcrR family transcriptional regulator, translating to MIKRSELIKYAVSNFTKFGSKRITMDDLAKALGISKKTIYNYFESKEHLVIASVSYLIANLKQAVDKILNNDNYDAITKIILIYKIGFERLNDFKPSFIFGLKKYYPKANDVFDAFRYEIVNETIYGLLKEARTKGLIKPQVSLQLFCNLYFKRFEEVALRNNNLIENYSNEELLNHFVVYSLRGIAVSNYKNTYFE from the coding sequence ATGATAAAAAGAAGTGAGCTAATAAAATATGCGGTGTCCAACTTTACCAAGTTTGGCAGTAAGCGAATTACTATGGACGATTTAGCAAAAGCCCTTGGTATTTCAAAAAAGACCATTTACAACTATTTTGAAAGCAAAGAACATCTGGTTATTGCGAGCGTGTCATACCTGATAGCTAATTTGAAACAAGCGGTTGATAAGATTTTAAATAATGATAACTATGATGCTATTACCAAGATTATTTTAATTTACAAAATTGGATTTGAACGCCTTAATGATTTTAAACCATCGTTCATTTTCGGACTAAAAAAATATTATCCAAAGGCTAATGACGTCTTTGATGCCTTTAGATATGAAATTGTTAACGAAACTATTTACGGGTTGCTAAAAGAGGCAAGAACCAAAGGACTTATAAAACCTCAAGTGAGTTTGCAACTCTTCTGTAACTTGTACTTTAAACGTTTTGAAGAAGTTGCGCTTAGAAATAACAATCTTATTGAAAACTATAGCAATGAGGAACTTTTAAATCATTTTGTAGTGTATAGCTTAAGAGGTATTGCGGTTTCTAATTACAAAAACACGTATTTTGAATAG
- a CDS encoding efflux transporter outer membrane subunit, whose product MKLIKKPYIYRTAIVIIMAFTLQSCFVAKDYKRPELEQTENLFRTDNLATDSMSMADISWTELFSDSDLQKYINEGLQNNLDIRTAIQQMTVAEAYMKQGKAGYLPSLSANASVTHQELSKNSQFGSFFNGSIDQFEATGNLSWEADIWGKIRSNKRAGEASYLQSVAAHKAVKTQLVSNIASTYYQLLALDAQLMVTQETVVARDSSVTTIQALKEAGQETQVAVDQNIAQYNNAKALLIDIQVEIFRTENLLNLLLGRPAQPIERGDIDNQSLESYIKVGVPATLLSNRPDVIASEYSLIEAFEMTNVARSNFYPSLTLTGSGGFQSLEFDKWFNANSLFTNLVGGVAQPIFNKRKFKTQHEVALAQQEQALLNFKNTLLVAGNEVSNALYAYNAETEKFEYRIKEVEALRNAENNSEELLANGYANYLDLLTARQSALNAELNVIDNKLQQLLSVVNLYEALGGGWK is encoded by the coding sequence ATGAAACTTATTAAAAAACCATATATATACAGAACAGCTATTGTAATAATCATGGCATTTACATTACAAAGTTGTTTTGTAGCCAAAGATTATAAAAGACCAGAACTTGAACAAACTGAAAACCTATTTAGAACGGATAACTTAGCTACAGACAGTATGTCTATGGCTGATATCTCATGGACCGAATTATTTTCAGACAGTGACTTACAGAAGTACATTAACGAAGGGCTTCAAAATAATTTGGATATAAGAACGGCAATTCAGCAAATGACAGTTGCAGAAGCTTATATGAAACAAGGTAAGGCAGGCTATTTGCCGAGTCTAAGTGCCAATGCTTCTGTAACGCATCAAGAATTGTCTAAAAACAGCCAGTTTGGTTCTTTTTTTAACGGTTCTATAGATCAATTCGAAGCGACTGGAAATCTCTCTTGGGAAGCTGACATCTGGGGGAAAATAAGAAGTAATAAGCGTGCTGGTGAAGCCTCATATCTACAAAGTGTAGCAGCGCATAAAGCAGTAAAGACCCAACTGGTTTCTAATATTGCTTCAACCTATTACCAATTATTGGCCTTAGATGCACAATTAATGGTAACCCAAGAAACCGTTGTGGCAAGAGATAGTAGTGTGACTACCATCCAGGCTTTAAAAGAAGCAGGGCAGGAAACTCAGGTTGCTGTCGATCAAAATATAGCACAATATAATAATGCAAAAGCTTTACTTATAGATATTCAGGTTGAAATATTTAGAACAGAAAACCTTCTAAACCTTTTATTGGGAAGACCAGCTCAACCCATAGAGCGTGGTGACATAGACAACCAAAGCCTAGAATCTTATATAAAGGTTGGTGTACCAGCCACCTTGCTTAGCAATAGGCCAGATGTTATAGCTTCTGAATATAGTTTAATTGAAGCTTTTGAAATGACAAACGTAGCTCGGAGTAATTTTTATCCATCTCTAACCCTCACGGGATCTGGTGGTTTTCAGAGTTTAGAGTTTGATAAATGGTTTAATGCTAATTCATTATTTACCAATTTGGTAGGTGGAGTAGCACAGCCTATTTTTAATAAAAGAAAATTTAAAACACAGCACGAAGTTGCACTAGCACAACAAGAACAAGCCCTATTGAATTTTAAAAACACCCTATTAGTAGCTGGCAATGAAGTCTCTAATGCGCTTTATGCTTATAATGCAGAAACCGAAAAGTTTGAATATCGTATTAAAGAAGTAGAGGCACTAAGAAATGCGGAAAACAACTCTGAAGAATTATTAGCCAACGGCTATGCTAATTATTTAGACCTTTTAACAGCCAGACAAAGCGCGTTAAATGCTGAGCTGAATGTTATTGATAACAAATTACAGCAGTTATTGAGTGTCGTTAATTTATACGAAGCACTTGGTGGCGGCTGGAAATAA